Below is a window of Apodemus sylvaticus chromosome 5, mApoSyl1.1, whole genome shotgun sequence DNA.
AGTCTGGGGCATGGGAGTTGCACGATTAAAAGGGTCAGGAGCAGGTGAGGGCAGCCTAGGGAGCCCTTCTGAGTGCAATGGTGACTATGGCCTAGGCCCCCTATTGCAGACCCTATGTTCTACCAACCTGTGAGGGCAAATAGAAACCATGGAGAACTGTCGAGAGATGTCCAGGTGCTGAAGGGCTGACTGCCAGCCTCATAATACAATGTAGTCCAAAGACTGTGAGCTCTTTTGGACATTGAGGCCTTGCTTCAGAGATTAAAATCTCAACTGAGATAGGCAAGAACTAAGGTGTCCTAAATCCTCTGACCAGAGTCCTTGTCACAGACACTCAGAGGGGCCTTCAGGGCTGAGGAGAGGCTAGGTGAAGACAGGCAAAACTTGGGTAAGGAAACCACAGGAAGAGAATTATGGGGAGCTGCTTATCAACCAGGGGCCTCCACAGAACCTTGGGGAGTGTGGCTCTGGCCTGCCCAGTCTTCACACCCAGCTTCTAGCCTCCAGGGCTGAGGGGAGTGGATGTGAGGTGTTGAAGACCTGGTTGGAGGTGGTTTGTTACAGCAGCCTCAGGCAGCTCCTGCCAGTGCCCTGAGGAGGAGAACACCAGGAACGGGAAGGCATGGAGAGTGTTTCTAGAAGTACAACTCAATGAGCAGGCTAAGCCCTGAGTTCAACAGCTTTGTCCCCCTTGGACAAAGTTCCCAACAGAGCAGCAGGTGTCAGACTCAAAGGTGAGCTTGGTGCACATAAGGCAGAGTGGATATCTCCCCATTCTGACTGCTGGGTGGCCCTTGTAGTTCTCCAGATTCCAACAACAGATCAGACTGTGTGGATCACATAGCCTTTCCTCTGAGTTCCCAGTTCTCCCTCAGCTTCTTTGGACTCTGAACAGTGGCTGCCACTCCAATCAACGGTCTTGATTTCTTGAAGTCTTAACAAGCTGTTATCCAAAACACTGATATTCATCTTGCCAGCTGGCTGTGGACATAACTCAGAAGGTCCTGGTCCTCTCTGCCAAGTTCTCCAAGGACCCTGCATGGGTCTGTATAAAGGGCAGTCAAGTGAGGGACCAGTATAGCCTCTCCTGTCCCTGTTACctgttggttggctgtgaatGCAGACCCTAGAAATGAAGACTCTGCTCCTGATCATTAGcttctgtctgcctgctgccctgcaggCCCAGGACTCCTCATCCCTGTCTTTCGATAATGACAGTGTGAGTCAGGGCTGGGCCACAGGATGGTCTCAGCTTTACCGGTGCAGGGAGACCGGGGTTCTGGATTCAGGGGACATCGCAATCTGACCCCGGTCACAGGTTGTAACTAAAGAGAGTAGACTAATTTGGAGTTAAGGGATCCCCATGCATGTTCAGGCCTCCCTGTTCTCAGGGGTGCAGTCTGAGAGCGTGAGCCCTGGTACCCTTGGGGTGAGCAGGTCCTGATCATGTGAGCTTTCTATGTTTTGGTGGCGGGATGGAATGGGCAGACATGAATGGTAACTGGAGGGCACCTATTCCACAGGAAGGGTGGTCAGGCATCAGGCAAAGAGAAAATGTCATCTTTTTAGTTTTCCGGGAAGTGGTTCATGAAGGCCTTGGTGTCAAAAGATGACGTCCCAATAAACAGGGTCTCTCCCATATTTATCTTGGTGCTGAACAACGGGGACATGGAGTTTTCTATCACACATCTGTAAGTGTCTGTGGCTCCCATGGTTGGTTGGTCTCTTTCCTGGCCCATTACTTCTCAGTGAGTAGTTTTAAGAAGTCCCCCTGACTTGGAAAGGACTACAGCAGTGGGCTGAAGAGGGAGGACCCCAGTCAGCATGAAGACCAGGTTTAAGAGGGCTACTGCCAAACGGTTTCTGATTCCAGGATCTATAGCCAGTGTCTTGAAGTGACCACCATCTTGGAGAAAACAGATGTGCCTGGCCAGTATCTTACTTGTGAGTgttatcagcccagggatgggtgGCTGGCAGCCCATGTAAGGGAGAGCCTCCTGCCAAACCCCACCCCAGGAAGGATCACAGAGTCCTGGGAGCCCTGGACCTTGGCTCTCAGGCTACAGTAGTCACCTAGAATCTGTGACTAGAGGTTGAGGTGACAGAGGAGGAACTCAGGTGGCTGTAAGCTAACTTTGCTCTTTCTGGGACCTCCACAGTTGAGGGTAAGACCCATGTGCAGGTGCAGCTGTCATCTGTGAAGGACCACTACATGCTGTACTGTGATGGCGAGATGGAGGGGATGAGCTTCACCATGACTCAGCTCATAGGTAAGTTCCCCCCTCAATCTCAGCATAGCCACACCCGCCCCATCATTCCTTTAGACACCCCGCCCCCCATATGAGAGGAGCAGCTTTCCTCTCACGGGCAGGGCATGGTGCTGCTGGCTGGCGAGAACTACCTTGTTCCACTGTAGTGACTGCCAAGCCTTTCAGGTGCCATCCAGGACAGAGGAAGACATGCCTCTTGACCATAGATGCCGTTGGTGATGCTTTGTGGAATCTCATGGTATTATGTGGAGTTTATATCATAAGAACAGTGGTGTCTTGACTGAAGCCTTCTCAGCCCAGGGGCACTTTAGGTCAGGTGGAAGATGTAACAGGCCTCTACGGGAAGGTTTTTGGTTGCCAGGGTGCTTTGGTGGCTCAGATGCCATCCGAGCTCACTGATAGCCGTCCATACCACCTCTTCCCCTGCCCTTGCCCAGTGCATGAGGAAACACCTGGTGCTCAGATCCTGGCTCCTGGCAAACATGTGGTTACCTCCATTTCTCTGCTCACCCATCCATCTTCTACAGGGAGGGAGCCCCAGGAAAATTTGGAGGCCTTGGAGGAATTTAAGGAGTTCACACGTGTAAAGGGACTTGTACCAGAGGACCTGGTCATACTCGAGCAGATGGGTGAGGACACGtgctcccctccctgtcccctgtaACTCTGTCACTCTCATGTCTCCTGGCCCCAACATGGACAGTGTGGTCCCTGCTCCAGGTCTTGGTCATGGGAAGATGAGAATCACAGACTCTTATCCAGGGTTTATTCTTATCTCTGGGTTTTCTGTTTCCTACAGAAAACTGTGAACCAGAGAGTGAGTAGGGTAAGTGATCctttcaacaaacaaaaatcttggTATCCAACTGGGCCTCGGGGTCCGCCTAGAAGGCTCAGTGGCAGCCAGGAGCTTCCTACGTTCTGTGTCCCAGGGCACCATGTCCTTTATGCCTCCACTTGTCGGTCACACCCTTGCCTGGCCACCACTGCACGGACAGAGCTTTTCTGAGGGGACTCAGCAGAAAGGAATTCCTGTTCTGTAGCTCTGATTCCCTGCGAGCGAGCCTGTGATGCTACCCCAAAGCACCTATGATTCCCAGCCCCCACCATAACCACTCAGTCGCTGTGCCCTGCTTGCCTCACGGACTCTCCTTTTTAGAGCATGGTGACCCAAGGCTCCAAGCAGCCCAAGGGAGTGAGCGCCTCCAGAATCTCTGTCCTCTGGGAGGTGGAGAGTGCCCCGCTGGGCCCTCCgactcccctcctctcttccctcatcCTTCCCCACCCCAGCTTCTCAATAAAGAGCTTCAGCAGTCCCTGGTGATTCTTCCTGTGCATGTGGCCCCTTGGTGGCTTCATTTGTCAccgtcaccccccccccccgtgacctactgagaggaggaggggtgggaagtGTTTAGGAGACATGGAAGCTTCCAGCCTTGTTTGGGGTTGGCATAGAAGGTGGAGACTGTGCCGGGGGGCCCCCCACCCCTGAGATCCATCTGTAGGTGTGTCACCCCAAAGCCCAGGTTTTAAGCCATAAGTGCGATGAGGAGGAAGCTCACATCAATGACGGGGTGGGACTCCAAGCCACAGGTGAGCACCAGCAGAGCCTGTGTGCAGGTGGGGACCACCTGGGGACTACGTAGGAATGAGACCAGGGCACAGGCCTGGGGCTAGGGTCCCAGACCCAGCAGCACAGACAGTAGGAGACTGCGAATTTGTTTCCATGGGTAGGGGGCACTGTTGAGATCTCTCTCTGCAAGCTGGAGAAACACAGGGGCCGTGGAGAAGGACTCCGCTCCAGGAGCAACCTTGCTAAAACATTCCGATGCCATTCAATGCTATTTCTCAGGTCATTCTGAGACTTTGCTCTGAGTGGCTTGAGGAGTCAGCTAAGGCCCAAGTCCCCCCTTTCCCAGGGGGATATGAATACAACCATTATCTTTAATGTATGGACTGCCCAACCTCCGCAATCCCAGGCAAGTTGTCACTGATGCGGATCCCCAGTATCCCAAGGCCTCTGAACAACACAGCAGGCCTCTAATACAGACTGCTGGGGTCACAGAGTTTTGTGGCTTCCTTGAGGAAGATGTGTACACACACTCTTGTGAGCATGCTGATACATAGGTgtgggcacacatgtacacagacatacatgtacactcacatgACCACATATGTGCATAGATATAGAATACTGCAATTCATCGAGGAAAGTGCCTGAGTGCCACGCCTGGGGTTGGAGGGCCTGGGAGGACAGCCTGGGGCAGGGGCTCGGGCTCTGTGGGAACAGGGCCTGGGCGTGTCGTGGGCAGGAGCACAGCAGCTCCTGGTTCCTGGTCCTGAAGCAGCATTTCCCACGCTGATGGTATTTGCCCTCTGACAAGAGTTCTTCTCTGTCTAATCATAAGGTCCAATAAAAGCTGAGGTCAGGCCTCCCACGCAGATGGCTagaacttctgtgtgtgtgagggagggtcGGATGCTGCCCCAAGGCCTCCTTCATGAGTTAAACAGACGCAGATGGCCAGAGCGTGGAGCGGCATGAAGAGTATGTATGGGTTCCGGCTAGCTGCATAGCTACAGCCCATTCTGAGGAGGGTCAGCGGGATGTGAGCAAGAACAGGCCAGGTGAGGAGTCTCACCTCAGAAGAGATGAGACTCCAACAGTGGGCTGTGCTGACATCAGACCCTGATGATCAGAGCTGTAGGCCTAAGGGGGTCGCCGTGTCCACCCTGCCACAGGGCTCGGGCTGCTTGGAGAAGCAGGGAGACGGAGTTTTGACTGTGGCTCCGGGTTCTCCCAGGCCTGCAGGGAGGCCGAGGCCATCAGGTTCTCAGACTCGTGATTACCCAGGCTCCACAGGCTGCTGCGGAAGAGCTGAGACTGGAGTGGAGGCCCACGGGT
It encodes the following:
- the LOC127686462 gene encoding vomeronasal secretory protein 1-like, which translates into the protein MKTLLLIISFCLPAALQAQDSSSLSFDNDSFSGKWFMKALVSKDDVPINRVSPIFILVLNNGDMEFSITHLIYSQCLEVTTILEKTDVPGQYLTFEGKTHVQVQLSSVKDHYMLYCDGEMEGMSFTMTQLIGREPQENLEALEEFKEFTRVKGLVPEDLVILEQMGLGLLGEAGRRSFDCGSGFSQACREAEAIRFSDS